CACAACGGAGTCATCCAGCTGTGGGACTATCGGATGTGCACTCTGATTGACAAGTTTGATGAGCACGATGGTAAGGCAGCGACGTGGCTGATGTAgtgtgttgctgttatttcaaCGTCCTCGCTGTGCTCTTGATACAGACCATATGTGATACTGATGTCATATTTGTAATGATGTGTCTTCACAGGCCCCGTCAGAGGAATTGAtttccacaaacagcagccacTGTTTGTGTCTGGAGGAGATGACTACAAAATTAAGGTGAGACTGCTTTGGCATGTGCAAATTCTCACAGAAATGTTATGAAGGTTTGACCAAATATAATATTTCCTGTTCTTCTTCAAAAGTTATGTTTGTATGCATTTTCCTTGATGTTGAGAACTTGAGTTTTAAGTTATAATATTTACATTAGATGTCAGAGATGCTGCATGACACTGCTATGTCCTGTGTATTAAAACATATATTGTGTTGGTATTTGTTAcattgtatgtgtatgtgatgaGTGAATATTCCTGTTTTGACCAGGTGTGGAACTACAAGCTGAGGCGCTGCCTCTTCACTCTCCTTGGACACCTCGACTACATCAGAACCACCTTCTTCCACCATGTGAGTTTCTCTGCCACTTTAGAAAACATGTGCTTCTCATCTGTATCATCACTGATTTCAAAGTACAAGAGTGGCAAAGACTTGGTGTCTTGTCATCTGTACAAAAAgtctgtttgaaatgaatgaatgaattctgtCATCTCCATTTCTGCAGGAGTACCCCTGGATTCTGAGCGCCTCAGATGACCAGACTATTCGCATCTGGAACTGGCAGTCCAGGACCTGCGTCTGGTAAGACACAGTTTGTTCTTTCACAGAAGTTTTTTAGACTGAGAAATACAATTACTACACATTACTTTGTATCATGCAACACCCCCCAAAACTGCTTAACAAAATTTCGCTAAACAATCTTCTCTCTTCATCTACAGTGTGCTGACTGGCCATAATCACTATGTGATGTGCGCCCAGTTCCACCCATCCGAGGACCTGGTGGTGTCAGCCAGCCTGGACCAGACCGTGCGAGTGTGGGATATTTCTGGTGAGGGCCTGGGGATGGCGGAGCAGAGGACGGCGGGCTGGGTTGAGGAAGGGGTGGGAGGGTAGAGTGGTATGAAGGACGAGGAAGAAGCGGAGCAGGATGAATATCAAGTCCTGCACTgccacttcttcctctcctgcttgTAGAGGACAAATCTCTGTGGGCTGTTTGCAGAAACACCTCTTCTttcagaaaagacagacagggaaatagTGTATTATCAGAGCAAATTTATGGTGTGGTATTTGTTAATAAGATACTGCACTGTGAATAAGTGTTCTGGATGAAGAAAGAGTCTGCAGATCAGAGGGATGTAAGAGGAAATGGGagaggtgtttctgtgtttctgcatgttctTTAAATCtctgtttgttgatgttgtttcttGCTTCTTGTTTCTTGTCTTCTGACAAACTAAACTGGCTCACATCTACTGTCTCTTTCTTACATCCATAAGATCGCTCTTTactgtctctcctgtcctggGGATTTATTTCAGGTTTCTAACACTGAGCATGAATGCATTtatacatacaaacatttttttgagCTCCTACATTTAAAGAAGTTATAGCAGCGCGATCAACAGTCATGCTTGACTTACCATGCTACATGCCCTGCATCCATTTAACAACATTTAGCACTCATCCTTTCATTATAGGAAGTCCATGATATTTCCCATACTGATATTTGACCATTTTCTTGGTTTGGATTGCATCAAGAAGAACAGACGATACTACTAACTAGGTTGAAAGTGTATTTTTTAACAAAGTTAAACTTCTCCGTATTGATGTGAAATGTTTGACACTCCTCCTGGCATGACATTTGCACGGCTGGCTCCTCAACTCAAAATATAACATGAAATATACCTCAGTGTTAATATTTCTTGAGCTTCAGtcgccattttttttttaccaactTCGCTCCTAACCCACGATGGTGACATGTCATATTCTATTAACTCTGCATGTGACTCAAACATCTATGCAGAAACATGCATGAGCCTCTAAGAGAACAGAAAACTCCTCATACTCCTGACATCCAACGCCCCATCAGAGCACCTCTTTACAACAGCAAGCACCACCCACCCCATCCCCATCAGTCGAGTCCATGCGCTCCTCTTTGCGTCCTCCTTATCCCATGCTCTCCCTGGAAACATCCACACCTGCTCAAGGGTTCCTAGTGCCATTTCTTCCCCCGTGTCATCTCTTCACGCTGTTGAACTATCTGTTCACCGCATCGTTTTAATGGGCGGGAATCATGAATGCAAACTGTGTTTTCtcagtcatttgttttcctgATCTTGTTTGAGTCTGGGAGGTAATCAGTGTCTTGCACTGCTGTCCAATCAACTCGTGATTTTATCTGTGTGCTAGTGATTCATTAACCCAATCAACAGCACCATTAAGGCCCTGATTGTTTTCAGACTCAAGCTGACATGGAATGAGAGAGCAGAggttgtgttggtgtgttttgaccgagtgtgtgttcagtagtCCAACAGCTCTCACTCCTTGTAATTCCCCTCTCTGTTGCCTCTCATCTAGGATGATATTGCttaatgtttaattattttaataatttgtgtcttgttttacgtgtctttcctcctcccctgtACTGTGGTTGTGCCCTGTGTAACATGAATATGGCTCCTTCCTTGCACGCGATGCCCTGAATGTCGGTTCCAGGTCTGAGGAAGAAGAACTTGTCTCCGGGCGCTGTGGAGACGGAGGTGCGCGGCATCTCTGGCGTCGACTTGTTCGGTGCCTCGGATGCTGTTGTCAAGCATGTCCTTGAGGTGAGCAGTGACTTTCacgtttgtttttttcagggtCTGAGTTGTTAACTTTGACAGATgaatgacagatttttttttcttgcctctgcagtgtgttgtgCTCACTGGAAACctcttttaaaaataatttattttctcaTCCGTCCAGCTTTTCCTTTGCCTGAAGCTACCATATTTGAAAAAGTCATACATTAATGCTAATAGTGGAAAAAATATGTTGCGTTTGTGTAAAAAGCAACAGTGTCCACTGAAAAGCAGAAGAGAAACAAGCTTGTAACGAGATTTTCCAAATCAGCACCGATTCCAACAGTTCGTCCTGTtgattggaaaaacaaaatcaactaAATTCGTTGTGGGACTTGATGTTAGCAACCCTCGAAATGACATcatgtcctgtgtgtttttgaataCTGAGTTATTAATCCTTGAGGTCCAGAAATGTCCCACCCAAGGAAATAAAATGCCTGGCTTTGGTTTTAACATCAGTAAAACTGATGTGTCATTCAGTGAAAGCAATGGAAAATTTGGGCAGGGCCAGGCACAGTCACACTCGATTTCAGCAACTTAGGATTCTGTATTCTAACTTCTCTGTGCCTTTTCATAAGCGTTGATAAACATAACGgtttaattatattttggtGTAATTTGATGCTAAATTAAATTTTTCCCAGAGAGGGCAGTCTTTGTTTGATTGTTCAGAAAGCTTTCTGTGTTTGGCCTCAGTGCTGGCACAGCTGATGgattttcatttggttttgtgTGACATGGCTTTGGGTGTCTGCATTCAGGGTCACGACCGGGGAGTCAACTGGGCTGCCTTCCACCCCAGCATGCCTCTCATCGTGTCTGGAGCTGACGACAGGCAGGTCAAGATCTGGAGGATGAACGGTAAGTGACTCAGAAGTCATTAGTGCACGTCTGTCAACGGTCTGCTGCCAAGTGTCCGTTATGACTGAAGGcctgttgacattttcagatttcattgCATTAAGAGGGTCCATTATCAAAGTGAATGTCAGCTGAAAGGCTGCTTCTCACCCGGTTTGGCAtgtctcttccctctctttccatcctCTAATATCTCTTTTATGGCTGCTTTCCTTCGGTTCAGAATCCAAGGCATGGGAGCTGGATACGTGCCGCGGTCACTACAACAACGTGTCCTGTGCCGTCTTCCACCCGCGCCAGGAGCTCATCCTGTCCAACTCCGAGGACAAGAGCATCCGCGTGTGGGATATGTCCAAAAGGACGGGAGTGCAGACCTTCCGCCGGGACCACGATCGCTTCTGGGTGCTGGGCGCTCACCCGAACCTCAACCTGTTTGCTGCTGGTAGGTGGTGACACTGGTCTGCATCTGTGCACGTTTAACAAAGTCACTTCATGAGTTTGGTGTTGGCGTATGAAAGCTCACAGATCGTCCTGCCTTTGTTGTGAACCTTTTCATAATGTCACCCTCCTCCTACAGCACAGGACTTGCACATTTAAACCAAAGCTTacatttaagtgtgtgtttacactgaaaGACTGCGTCTCCTTCAGGTCATGACAGCGGCATGATTGTGTTCAAGCTCGAACGTGAGCGTCCGGCATACGCCGTTCACGGCAACATGCTCTACTACGTCAAAGACCGTTTCCTCCGCCAGCTGGACTTCAACAGCAGCAAGGACACTGCAGTCATGCAGCTGCGCAGGTAGGCCATAATTTCTAGTGGCTGTGGTGTGCAGTGCACCAAACACCAACACCATTCTTTCTGATTTAAGGCTGTTGTTGAAGTATTGGGATGCTAGCGAGTGtaacatgctgtgttttatttgatctCGTCCTAGTGGGTCAAAGTTCCCGGTCTTCAGCATGTCTTACAACCCTGCTGAGAACGCTGTCCTGCTCTGCACTGTAAGTGTCTCttaaacaaaacatgttaaTGTCTTAATGGTATACACAGGCAACTTCCTTGTTCTACATACATTTTACATAATGCTCTTTACCTCCTGCAGAGGGCGACCAACCTGGAGAACAGCACCTATGACCTGTACTCGATTCCCAAAGAAAGCGACTCTCAGAACCCCGATGGTACAGAAACACCTCACTGACGTTATTCTGGTTTTCCTCACACTGAATTCCTTCATGTTTTATCTTTCTAGAGTGATTATGTGTAGTTAATTATGTCGTGTCTCTTACTTTGTGACACTGTAAGCTGCTGATTGGATGCCATGATGGATCTCTGTCAATATACTGTACGTATTGATTAAAGTAATacaaatttgtctttttctcagcaCCGGAGGGGAAGAGGTCCTCTGGTCTGACTGCAGTCTGGGTGGCCAGGAACAGATTTGCCGTCCTGGACCGTATGCACTCTGTGAGTCCTTTTGCAGGTCTAGACAGTATTTGTTTTCAAAAGAGACCAGAGTAATATTTTAACATTAATCTTGAGATCATGATTAGCATtatgataaaaaaataaatgcttaCTTTGAAGAGGAGGATCACTTTATTACTAAACATGAAGGTAATGTGAGGGATTCAGTCAGTTAAAGTTAAATAAGTTACTATTATTTTGGAAGTACTGTTAATTGTGAGATAGTTATTATCTGTAtctattttgctttttttttcttcatccaaCCTGAAATCAGCTCTTCTAAGACATTTCCTTCTCCTTTGCAGCTGCTGATTAAGAACCTGAAGAATGAAATTGTGAAGAAAGTTCAGGTGCCGAGCTGCGAGGAAATCTTCTACGCCGGGACGGGCTCGCTGCTGCTGCGCGACGCCGATGGTGTGACGCTGTTCGACGTGCAGCAGAAACGCTCTCTGGCCACGGTCAAGATCTCCAAGGTCAAGTACGTGGTGTGGAGTTCCGACACCACCCACGTGGCTCTGCTGGCTAAACACGGTGggtagataagataagattagCTACACATCAGGATACTTATGACAGAGTCACAGCatctttattttccactgtgctgaatgtgctgctgctgtgctcagtTGTGAATGTTGATCAAAGCACCGTTAAGCAGTTTATGAAAGGCTTTAGTACAGCTAAGTCAATCTGACTTCCAAATAATGCTGTTATTGTTTCAAACAAGACCACTGATGTCTGCGTGCTCCCTGTGTCTGATGCTTATCTCTAGTGGTAGTGATGGAAAAACATCTCTAGATCTAAATCTCCTTTGCTCACTTTTGCGTCCCTCAGCCATCATGATCTGCAACCGGAAGCTGGAGAGTCTGTGCAACATCCACGAGAACATCCGAGTGAAGAGCGGAGCCTGGGACGAGAGTGGAGTCTTCATCTACACCACCTCCAACCACATCAAATACGCCCTCACCTCTGGGTATGTGCTGCTTGAAACAAAAGCTGTGTTCTGTTAATGCAACAGTTGACAGCAGTCTGTTATTTTtgtgcaggcagcagcagcagattccAACACGCAGGTTTTGGTTTAACTCtgattaaaatgcagcagaCTGGTGGTGTTTCACTGACCTGATTTCAAAGATGAAAGTGCTTTTTATAGTGCAAAGCAACCAGCAGCACAGGATATGTGAATGCTTGTTCGGCAACATGTTAACAACAGGTTTAGGGGATTGATATACAGGATCCTGTCTGTAGAATCAAAATTTAAGTTTCTTTCCCCGCAAACAATTCACTCATGTTGCACTACTACTTTTTATCTACCTTGGAAACTGAGGAAAACAATGAAACTTGCAACATCAGATTTAAAAGTTTTACACTTTGAAAAGTAAAATGTGACACGTCAGCATCTAACGTGGCACTGTCATCGTGTTTCCCTGCAGCGATCATGGCATCATCAGGACCCTGGACCTGCCCATCTATGTGACCCGTGTGAGAGGAAACAGCGTTTACTGTCTGGACAGGGAGTGCAGGCCACGCGTCCTCACCATCGACCCCACAGAGTACCGCTTCAAGCTGGCCCTGGTCAACCGCAAATATGATGAGGTGGGTCCGTGGTGACCGATGTGTTTGTGACTGATTATTGGAGTATGCTGTGCAACAGTGTAGGACGTTAGCAAGGACTCTGCAGCTCTAATCTCAATTTCCAAATGCTGGTTTTGACATCACTGCTCTTATCCTCGTCCCTCCAGGTGCTCCACATGGTGCGTAATGCCAAGCTGGTGGGTCAGTCCATCATTGCCTACCTGCAGAAGAAGGGCTACCCTGAGGTGGCGCTGCACTTCGTCAAAGATGAGAAGACGCGCTTTAGCCTGGCTCTGGAGTGTGGAAACATCgaggtgagctgctgctggacaaactgtgtg
The Chaetodon auriga isolate fChaAug3 chromosome 12, fChaAug3.hap1, whole genome shotgun sequence genome window above contains:
- the copa gene encoding coatomer subunit alpha — encoded protein: MLTKFETKSARVKGLSFHPKRPWVLASLHNGVIQLWDYRMCTLIDKFDEHDGPVRGIDFHKQQPLFVSGGDDYKIKVWNYKLRRCLFTLLGHLDYIRTTFFHHEYPWILSASDDQTIRIWNWQSRTCVCVLTGHNHYVMCAQFHPSEDLVVSASLDQTVRVWDISGLRKKNLSPGAVETEVRGISGVDLFGASDAVVKHVLEGHDRGVNWAAFHPSMPLIVSGADDRQVKIWRMNESKAWELDTCRGHYNNVSCAVFHPRQELILSNSEDKSIRVWDMSKRTGVQTFRRDHDRFWVLGAHPNLNLFAAGHDSGMIVFKLERERPAYAVHGNMLYYVKDRFLRQLDFNSSKDTAVMQLRSGSKFPVFSMSYNPAENAVLLCTRATNLENSTYDLYSIPKESDSQNPDAPEGKRSSGLTAVWVARNRFAVLDRMHSLLIKNLKNEIVKKVQVPSCEEIFYAGTGSLLLRDADGVTLFDVQQKRSLATVKISKVKYVVWSSDTTHVALLAKHAIMICNRKLESLCNIHENIRVKSGAWDESGVFIYTTSNHIKYALTSGDHGIIRTLDLPIYVTRVRGNSVYCLDRECRPRVLTIDPTEYRFKLALVNRKYDEVLHMVRNAKLVGQSIIAYLQKKGYPEVALHFVKDEKTRFSLALECGNIEVALEAAKALDERSCWERLGEAALLQGHHQVVEMCYQRTKNFDKLTFLYLITGNLAKLRKMMKIAEIRKDMSGHYQAALYLGDVSERVRILKNCGQKSLAYLTAATHGLDEEAEALKETFDPEKETVPEVDPNAQLLQPSPPINPLDTNWPLLTVSKGFFEGAIAAKGKAGQMAADLDMDAPGGEGWGDDAELQLDEDGFMDAQEGLGDEGMVKEEGGGWEVEEDLDLPPELDMPAGGGGGAEDGFFVPPTKGMSPTQMWCNNSQLPVDHILAGSFETAMRLLHDQVGVVNFGPYKSLFMQTLSRGRTCYLGLPSLPCLRGHPQRNWKDCGAKQGLPAVGLRLSDLITRLQQCYQLTTAGRFEEAVERFRVILLSVPLLVVDNKQEIAEAQQLITICREYIVGLTMETERKKLPKDTLEEQKRLCEMAAYFTHCNLQPVHMVLVLRTALNLFFKLRNFKTAAGFARRLLELGPNPNVAQQTRKILAACEKTLTDAHQLNYDPHNPFDLCAASFVPLYRGRPVEKCPLSGACYCPTYKGQICRVTQVTEIGKDVIGLRVSPLQFR